Below is a genomic region from Rhodohalobacter sp. 614A.
AACCGGCGATGAACTTGTGAAAGCATTTACACCCAATCCGGCTAAAATTGCCACGGGAGTCAACAACAGGTTTTCTATTTATATTACTGATAAAAACGAACCCGGGTTTGAGATACCTGCAAAAGTAGGGCTTAGTCAAAATTATCCGAATCCATTCAATCCCACCACAATTATTAGCTACCAGTTGCCGGCAAGCAGCGATGTGCTTCTGGAAGTTTATGATTTGGTTGGCCGTAAAGTAGCAACCTTGGTAAATGGCCCAATGCAGGCAGGAATTCATTCTGTCGACTTTAATGCGGGGACTCTCTCCAGTGGCGTTTACATTTACAGGCTACAAACAGGCAATAAAACTCTCTCGCGTAAGCTAACCGTTATCAAGTAGTCGTTCGTTTATGGACTTTTCTTAATTGATACTTAAGACGGTCGTTGTTACTGATAATCCTTTTAAGGTCAATACGGTATGATTGTTTTGATTGATTTGGAGATAAGGCTGGGTTTCTAAACTTTGATAGGCATTTCCCGGCGTAAGTGTGTTTCCGCCAATCTGAAATTTCACGTGCACATCCGATTCTGTTGGGTTAACACTGATAACCGTTAACTCATTACCGCCAGGACTCAGAAAGGCAACCTGATCCAGCGAGCTGTTTGCTGAGGATAAACCGACTCGTACATATCCCTCATCTACAAATTTTGCATAATGCTTCATCAAAAAATAGAATTCTGTCAATGTATAATTACCGTTGTTTCTATTTATTCGAATCATTGCATCGTTAACGCTTTCATCCCAAATGAGTTTCCAATATAAATAGGCTGACGAGTTGCCTTCGCGCAGCGTACTGTTGATGAATTGCGCTGTTTTCATCCATCCAAACCCATCGAACTCCGACATGATGTTGGGTTTATTATTGTATTTTTGGCTCATTTCAGTCAGCACTTGCTGCATATCTGCTATAGATGTGTTATCGCTTCCGAAACTATAGGGGTGATAAGCATACATTCCTAACTTCGGATTATCTTTCAGTTCCTCCGCAAACAGCTCAAAATCCCAATAGTTTAAATTCGGTGATTCTGGACCAATCATTACCGGAGGATTTGAAAGATTTTCAATTACTTCAGCCACCATATTAAAAGCTTTTTCGTAGCTTGGAAAATCGGCGGTCTCCGTTTGTAGAAATTTGCAACTTTCCCATGTGGCTTCGAACGTTGGCTCGTTTTGGATGCTTACATAATCAGGTATAAATGTGATATGATCCATCACATCTTGCCAATAGGTTACATATTCATCATAAATAAACTGTCCGTTCTTTTTTTTCAATGTGCCGCTATTCAGATGATCGTTACTTTTTAAAGCGGAAGGCGGACCCCATGAACTAAACAACACCTTAATATCCGGATTCCGGCTTTTTAAAATATCGAATATCTCATTCGTAGCGTCAAAATTACCTTTGAACCAATCTACCTCCATCTCATCAGGAACTTTGTTTTCAGGGTATCCGGCGGGGTAATACCAGTTTTTTAGTCGAACCATATCTACTCCTAAATCATCTACGATTTTTTCCATGATTTCATTTTTTTTACTGCTATTGGTAAGCACTGAAGAATCCCATGTCATCGCTCCGCCAAAACCGATCATGGTTTGGTGTGTTTGAGCGGTATTTATTGAAATGGCCGCAGCATCAGCTTCATCTATTTGTTCTTCATCAGGTTCTTCGACCTCTTCCGGCGATGTTGGGTTTTCATCGCTGCAAGCTGAAAAAATGAAAACAAAAATCAGGATTCTGCATAATCCGGTAAAATTGAATGATCTCATTTTGATAGTGCTTAATGTTCAGGTTTTTTTGATACATCTCTCCATAATTTTCCATGCACTATTCAGAAATGAAAAAGCTCATCTTAAAAAATGATTGCAATTCGTAATGAGCGAAAAGAAAGGCAGGGGATGTTCAAAATGGATAACAGAATAAATAACTGCTTTCGGACTTGGTATCCATCAGCAGAGTGGCAACCAATGCACTATTCCAGCCCAATCAACTGCATAATCTCGGTATTGATATCCGGGTTGATGGAAATTGCCAGAATCACTGAAATCAACAGGCCGATGGCTGCATAGAGAATATCCCTTCGGATGAGTTTGAAAGATTTTTTGAATGGTTTTCCGAAACCGTCCTGATCCATAAGGCTCATTGCCAATTCGCGTCCGGCCAGCAAACCAATGAACACCCAGGTTGTACTCATGGGAATATGGCTCAACTCTTTGAAGAAAAAGAGGAGAATCGCGTAAATAAAATCGATAATTGTTGCCGACCGCACATCCGTTGTATGAGATTTTTCCGTAACAATTTCCTGGATTTTATCACCCCTCAGATAAAAAATGACTCCCAGACCTGCGAAAATGAAGGATGCAAATCCCAGGAATTGATAGGTATTTAAACTACGGGGCAGATAAACGGCAACATTGGCAATATCCTGCATCACCCAAACCGACCATAAACATCCGGACGTAATCCATTGCAAAACCCGCCAATACGGTTTTGCCTCCCCAACAAAATGAGAACTGATCCAGCGTGAAACAAGACTCCAGACAATAATACCTATCACAAAAGCCGTAACATATCCAATCATGCTTTTACCAAGCATATCAACAATGCCTGCGAGGTCGGCCGAAAAACAACTCAAAATCAAAAAGGTGGTCGAAACCGGCATTCTCATCCGGGTAATAATCAGCAGAAAAATGGGAGCCGCAATCTGCAAAAAAGTGAAACTGGTTGGCGCCTGGGAAAGAGCATCCGTAGAAAGCCGTTGATAGCTGACGTCGCCGCTGTGAGTGATCCAACTATAGGTGACCGTAACAAGAAATATCCCGCCGATATACAACCATAAGGTGTACCATTTTTTATCCGAATTCGATGAAAGAAAAGTGCCAATGGTTTGAATGCTGTCGTTAGCTACGGCTGAATATGCAGCAAACATAAATCCAAACCACATAGCAATATTTGCATATTGATATCCATAGCCGGCTGCAAAAAAGCAAATTCCTATTACCGTCAGGAATACCTTCTCTTCCTTAATAATCTCAATAAACTGGTAGTAAGTGGTGAGAAGTGATTTCTTGACTTTTAATTTTGACGGCATGTGAGAACCCCGATATTAAGTAGACAGCAATAATTTCCTACTCCTTAATGATATGAAAATGCCGTTTCCTCAAGATTAAGGGAATGTTAAAACTGATCTTTTGACCAGAATTCTCACTCGATTTTTTTTGATGTGTAATAGCCGCGAAAGGCTATTTAAAGAAGAGTATCGTTTATCGGCCGACCAGCATGTCGGAGTGGGTTTTTAGCTTTTTACCAGCCAATGCTTCCTGAACGTTAAAGATGTGATCGCCAATTTTTTCGAGCCGTGTAATGTAATCCAGGAAAATAACGCCGGCCTGAGATGTGTAAACTCCCTGCTCCAATCGGGTATAATGCGCTTCTTTCATTCGATCGCGGGTTTCGTTGATTTCGTTTTCGAGCTCAATGGCTGCTTCCAAATCAACTTCTTCACTCACTTCATTCACATTTTCCATGTTGGTTCGCATCAGCTTGATGGCTTTTAAAACCACATCAAGATAATCACTGACTTCCATCACGGCATCTTTTGGCAGGGCAACTTCCAGCTCCATCATATCCTCAAAAGTTTTGGACATCTGGTAATACAGGTCACCGATTCGTTCCAAATCGTTAATCATGCTGTGCATAGACCGGATCCGAATGGTGGCCTCATCAGAAAGGGTATCACTCGAAATTTTCGTCAAGTAGTCTGAAACTTCAAGCTCGATGTTGTCTGTAATCTGTTCGCGTTTGGCAATTTTCTTCAGAAATTTCTCCTGTTTTTTCTGTTTCCTGAAGAAAAGGCCCGAAAAACTATAGTGCATTTTCTCAATCAGTTTT
It encodes:
- a CDS encoding glycosyl hydrolase 53 family protein; this translates as MRSFNFTGLCRILIFVFIFSACSDENPTSPEEVEEPDEEQIDEADAAAISINTAQTHQTMIGFGGAMTWDSSVLTNSSKKNEIMEKIVDDLGVDMVRLKNWYYPAGYPENKVPDEMEVDWFKGNFDATNEIFDILKSRNPDIKVLFSSWGPPSALKSNDHLNSGTLKKKNGQFIYDEYVTYWQDVMDHITFIPDYVSIQNEPTFEATWESCKFLQTETADFPSYEKAFNMVAEVIENLSNPPVMIGPESPNLNYWDFELFAEELKDNPKLGMYAYHPYSFGSDNTSIADMQQVLTEMSQKYNNKPNIMSEFDGFGWMKTAQFINSTLREGNSSAYLYWKLIWDESVNDAMIRINRNNGNYTLTEFYFLMKHYAKFVDEGYVRVGLSSANSSLDQVAFLSPGGNELTVISVNPTESDVHVKFQIGGNTLTPGNAYQSLETQPYLQINQNNHTVLTLKGLSVTTTVLSIN